The DNA region ACATGATCTCGCCACCGAGACGGCGCCGGCGCGCCTCCCTGTCGGGCAGCAGGCCCTGTGACGTCGAAATGACCATGACGCCGAGCCCTCCGTGGGAGCGCGGCAGGTCGCTCGCACCGCTGTAGATCCGCCTTCCCGGCTTCGAGATCCGTCGAATCCCCTGGATCACGCGCGAACGGCCCTCTCCGTATTTCATTTGCAGGACGAGTTCTCGCCGAACGCCGGCCTCACGGCTCTCGAACCCGCCGATGAACCCTTCAGCTGCAAGGATGCTCGCGACCTGCTGCTTCAGCTTCGACGACGGCATAACGACGACGGCCTTGCCCGCCTGGTTGGCGTTGCGGATCCGGGTCAACATGTCGGCAATGGGATCGGTCATCATGGTTTACCACGAAGCCTTTCTCACACCGGGGAGTTCACCTCTGGATGCCAGCTCGCGCACACAGATGCGGCACATGCCGAAGTCGCGTATATACGCTCGCGGCCGACCGCACCGTTGACATCGGTGGTATTCCCGCACCTTGAACTTCGGCTTTCTCTTCGCCTTTGCGATCAGACTCTTCTTCGCCATTCGCTCCCTCGTTTCAAACCTTTGCGTCCTGCCTGCGGAACGGGAACCCGAACGCATCCAGGAGAGCCCGCGCACCTTCGTCTGTCTCGGCACTCGTACAGATCGTGATGTCCATACCTCTAATCGACGTCACCTTGTCGTAGTCGACCTCGGGAAAGATCAGCTGCTCGGTTACACCGAATGAGTAGTCGCCTCGCCCGTCGAACGACTTCGGGTTCAGGCCCCTGAAGTCTCTGATCCTCGGAATTGCGATCGAGATGAGGCGGTCCAGGAACTCCCACATGTAGTCGCCGCGCAGCGTCACGGATGCGCCCACCGGCATCCCCTCTCGAATCTTGAAACCGGCGATCGACTTCTTCGCCCGGTTGAGCCGCGGCTTCTGCCCCGTTATGACGGCGAGTTCTTCCATGGCCGCATCGACCTGCTTGGAGTCGGATGCGCCCTCGCCGATGCCCATGTTGACGACGATCTTCTCGAATCTCGGCACGCGCATCGCGTTCTTGCTGCCCAACTGCTTCTCGAGCGCGGACACGACCTCTTGCGTGTACTTTTGCTTCAACCGAGGTGTCACAGCTCACCTCCGCACTTCACGCAGACGCGGTACTTGATCCCGTCATCGTCCACCTTGTATCCGATGCGCGTGGGACCGCAGTCTTCACACAGGATCATCACGTTGGAGGCATCGATGGGCATATCCTTGTCGATGATGCCGCCCTGCATGGTCTGACCTTGCGGACGCTGGTGTTTGCGAGCGGTGTTCACACCCTCGACGATCACCTTGTCCTTCTTCTTGATGACTCGAGCGACGCGACCTTCCACACCGGCGTCCTTGCCGGTGATGACCTGCACTTTGTCACCTTGTCGAAGTCGCATCACAGCACCTCCGGCGCCAGCGAGATGATGCGCATGTACTTCTTGTCACGGAGCTCGCGGGCCACAGGCCCAAAGATCCGCGTTCCGCGCGGCTGGCTGTTGTTGTCGATGATTACGCAGGCGTTGTCGTCGAAGCGGATGTAGGTTCCGTCCTTGCGCCGGTATCCCTTTGCTGTCCTCACCACCACTGCCTTCACGACTTCGCCGCGCTTCACCGTTCCTCCGGGAATGGCATCCTTGACGGTCCCGACGATCGTGTCGCCGAGGCCGGCGTAGCGTCGCTTCGACCCGCCCATCACACGGATACACAGCAGCTCTTTCGCTCCGCTGTTGTCCGCAACCCTGAGCCTCGACTCTTGCTGAATCATCGCGCCCGCTCCACGATCTCAACGACCCGCCACCGCTTCGTCTTCGCGAGCGGCCGGGTCTCCATGATTCGCACGGTGTCGCCTCGGCGGGCATCGTTGGCCTCGTTGTGGACGTGGAATCGCTTGCGCCGGCGAACGATCTTGTCGTAGCGCGGATGGCGGACCTGCTGTTGAACCTCAACGGTCACCGTCTGGTCTCTTCCATCTGAGATGACCACGCCGACGCGAGATTTGCGTCGTGCTCGATCCTCCATCACACACCTTCCTCAGCTGTAGCCTGTTCTCGCCAGGCCTGAATCTCCTGCTCCCGCATCACCGTCAGGATGCGGGCAACGTCTTTGCGGACTTCGCGGATTCGTGATGCGTCGTCCAGCTGGTTCGTCGCCAGTTGGAAACGCAGATTGAAGAGTTCCGCCTTCGTCTCCGCGAGCTTCTCTTCGAGTTCGAGAGCCGTGAGCTCACGCAAATCGATAGCTTTCACGTGTCCTCCCGAGTCACGAACTTCGTTTTGATGGGCAGCTTGTGCCCCGCACGGCGCATCGCCTCATGTGCAAGCTCCTCCGAAACACCGGAGAGCTCGAACATGATTCGGCCCGGTTTCACCACGGCCACCCAAAACTCGGGGTTGCCCTTCCCCGATCCCATCCGGGTCTCAGCCGGCTTCTGTGTCACGGGCTTGTCGGGGAAGATGGTGATCCACACCTTCCCTCCGCGGCGAATCGTCCTGTTGATGGCCACACGGGCAGACTCGATCTGTCTCGCGGTGATCCATCCGACCTCGACAGCCTTGAGCCCGTAGTCGCCGAATGAAACACTCGTTCCACCCTTGGCCGTACCTTTTCTGCGGCCACGATGCACCTTTCGGTACTTGGTGCGCTTCGGCATCAACATGGCCTACTCGCCCTCCTCGTCGGCCTGCGCCTCTTCGGCAACGACCGGCTCGACCACAGCCTCCTCAGGCCCGGGAGCCTTTTCGGCCTCGACTTTCGCAGGGGCGGTTTCGACCGGTTCCTCGACGTCGACGGTCTCGGCCACGTCGGACGTCGCCTCTTCGATGCCGGCGCCTTCAAAGCTCTTCGTCTCGAGAGCGACGCTTTCTTCGGGAAGTACGGTCTCGACGATCACCGGGCCTTCGGCATCTTCGATGTCCTCGCGGTACGCACTCTCGGCTTCCTCGCTGGAGACCCGCTTCGGCCCGCCGGCCTCGACGACCCGCTTGCCCTCCTTGCGTTTGCCGCCACCGCCATCGACGACTCGCCTGCCACCACCGGCCTCGATGACTCGGCGCTTCTTGCGCCCTCCGACGGCCTCTTCGGCTCTCGCCTTGGCGGGTGCGACCCTTCCGGGCTTGCCCGATGCCATTGCGATCTCGGCGGCGAGCTTCTCCCGTGTCGCTTTCAGCGATGCGACGAGATCACCCTTGTACGTCCATACCTTCACTCCGACGGCGCCTACCGTCGTGCGTGCCGTCGCCGTGCCGTAATCGATATCGGCCCGAAGCGTATGCAGCGGAACCCTGCCTTCTCGATACCACTCTCGCCGGCCCATGTCCGAGCCGCCAAGACGCCCACTGCACTCGACGCGAACGCCCTGCACGCCGGCTTTCATCGCGGCGGCGACCGTACGCTTCATGGCCCTCCGGAAGGAGACTCGGCCCTCCAACTGGTCCGCAACGCTGCGTGCCAGCAGTTGGGCGTCCTGGTCGGGGTCGCGCACTTCGATCACGTTGTACTTGACTCTGCGTCCCGTCAGCTTCTCCAACCCGGCTCGAATCCGCTCTGCCTCTGTGCCGCGACGGCCGATCACCACGCCTGGACGCGCCGTGTGCACTTCGATGACGACCTTGTCACGAGTTCGCTCGATCTCGATCCGGGAGATCGCGCCACGAGGCAGTTCGATGTTCACGTAGTCACGGATCTTCCAGTCTTCGTTGACCAGTTCGACATAGTCCTTGTCGCTGTACCAGTGCGACTTCCAGTCGGTCACCACACCGAGGCGGAACGCATAGGGATGTGTTTTCTGGCCCATTTACGCCTCGCTCTCTTCGGTTACGACGATCGTGATGTGGCTGGTGCGCTTGAGGATGCGGGTGGCCCGTCCACGAGCACGGGGGCGCCACCGCTTCAGTGTGGGGCCCTCGTTCGCATAGGCCTCTGCAACCACCAGTTCATCGGCATCGAGCGAGTGGTTGTGCTCGGCGTTGGCTACCGCCGAGTCGAGGACCTTCCGCACCGTATCCGCGGCTCTGCGGTCGGTGAACGCCAGAACGTGGCGCGCTTCTTCGACCGGGAGTCCCCGGACGAGGTCGAGCACCCGCCGTACCTTGTACGGCGACTGACGTATGTACTTGGCTTCCGCTCGCACCTTCATCGTCTGTTCGCTGCCTTTTCCCTGGAACCCGCGTGTCCGCGGAACGTCCTCGTCGGGGCGAATTCGCCCAACTTGTGTCCGACCATGGACTCCGTCACATATACCGGAACGTGTTTGCGACCATCGTGGACGGCGACGGTGTGCCCCACCATCTCCGGAATGACGGTCGAGCGCCTACTCCAGGTCTTGATGACCCGCTTCTCGCCCTTTCGGTTGAGTTCCTCCACCTTCTTGAGGAGGTGCTCGTCGATGAAGGGACCTTTCTTCAGGCTCCGTGCCATCGTCTACCTCCGTCCTCTACGCGATCGCCGCCGCACGATATCTCGATTGCTCGCCTTGTTCTTCTTTCGCGTCCTACCTTCGGGCTTGCCCCATGGGCTCACCGGATGTCGGCCTCCGGACGACCGGCCCTCACCTCCACCGAGAGGATGGTCGACCGGGTTCATCGCAACGCCACGGCTCTGGGGTCGAACGCCCTTCCATCGAGAGCGCCCGGCCTTCCCGACCTTGACGAGTTCTGCTTCGGTATTGCCGACCTGTCCCACCGTGGCGCGACAGTCGAGCGACACCATCCGCATCTCGCCGGAGGGGAGCCGCAACAGCGCACGGTCGCCCTCTTTGCTCATGAGCTGCACCGAAGCGCCTGCCGAGCGAGCTATCTTAGCCCCTCCGCCGGGGCGCATTTCTATCGCGTGAACGACCGTACCTGCGGGGATGTTGCGCAGGGGCAGGGCGTTGCCCGGATTGATCTCGGCGCCGGATCCGGACTCGAGCATCTCACCCACCTTCACACCGACGGGAGCGAGGATGTATCGCTTCTCGCCGTCCACGTAGTGCAGCAGGGCGATGCGGGCGTTGCGGTTCGGGTCGTATTCGATCGCTGCGACCTTGGCCGGAACGCCGTCCTTGTTTCGCCGGAAGTCGATGATACGGTACCTGCGCTTGTGCCCACCGCCGCGATGGCGCGACGTGATACGCCCGTGCGTGTTGCGGCCGCCGGTCTTGGTCATCTTGGAGACGAGCGCCTTCTCGGGCTTCGACTTCGTGATCTCGGCAAAATCCGAGACTGTCTGGAATCGCCGTCCGGGAGAGGTTGGCTTCTGTTTCTTCGTTGCCATCGCTACACCCCAAAGATGTCGATCGTGTCACCAGGCGACAGCTTGACGAGCGCTCGCTTGGTGTCTTGGCGTCGGCCGACGACCCAACCGGTCCGCTTCTGCTTGCCGCGGCGGTTGAGCGTGTTCACTCGGAGCACCGAAACGTCGAAGATCTCGGCTATCGCCTTGGCGATCTCCGTCCGATTCGCGCTCCGAACGACGTCGAACGTGTGTTGCTCGATGAGGTCATAGGACTTCTCGGAGACAACCGGAGTCAGGATCACATCTCGTGGATCCTTCATCGTTCACCTCCCTCATCCTCTACGAAATCCGATTGGGTCACGTCGTATGCACCGTGCCGTCCCACCGACCCGATCGTGTCGGTGGTAAATACCAAGGACTCGGCCCACAGCACGTCGTAGGTCGTGAGCTGGTCGGGTTCGACGATCGCTACGCCGCGAAGGTTCCTGAAGGAACGTTCGGGGATCCGGTCGCTACGACCCAGCACCAGCAGGACCTTGCCTTCCACACCGATCGCTTCGAGGAACGCCCTGGCCTGCTTGGTCTTCGGCTCTGTCCAGTCGAATGGCTCCGCGATCTTGATGGCGCCCTCACGGGCGCGGGCGGAGAGCGCGCTACGCAAGGCCAGGCGTTTCATCTTCTTGGGCGTTCGCTGCTTGTAGCTGCGGGGATGTGGGCCAAACGCCACGCCACCACCCACGAAATGAGGTGCTCGGATCGATCCC from Gammaproteobacteria bacterium includes:
- the rplE gene encoding 50S ribosomal protein L5, producing the protein MTPRLKQKYTQEVVSALEKQLGSKNAMRVPRFEKIVVNMGIGEGASDSKQVDAAMEELAVITGQKPRLNRAKKSIAGFKIREGMPVGASVTLRGDYMWEFLDRLISIAIPRIRDFRGLNPKSFDGRGDYSFGVTEQLIFPEVDYDKVTSIRGMDITICTSAETDEGARALLDAFGFPFRRQDAKV
- the rpsQ gene encoding 30S ribosomal protein S17, producing the protein MEDRARRKSRVGVVISDGRDQTVTVEVQQQVRHPRYDKIVRRRKRFHVHNEANDARRGDTVRIMETRPLAKTKRWRVVEIVERAR
- a CDS encoding 50S ribosomal protein L24; protein product: MRLRQGDKVQVITGKDAGVEGRVARVIKKKDKVIVEGVNTARKHQRPQGQTMQGGIIDKDMPIDASNVMILCEDCGPTRIGYKVDDDGIKYRVCVKCGGEL
- the rpsS gene encoding 30S ribosomal protein S19; the encoded protein is MARSLKKGPFIDEHLLKKVEELNRKGEKRVIKTWSRRSTVIPEMVGHTVAVHDGRKHVPVYVTESMVGHKLGEFAPTRTFRGHAGSREKAANRR
- the rpsH gene encoding 30S ribosomal protein S8 — protein: MMTDPIADMLTRIRNANQAGKAVVVMPSSKLKQQVASILAAEGFIGGFESREAGVRRELVLQMKYGEGRSRVIQGIRRISKPGRRIYSGASDLPRSHGGLGVMVISTSQGLLPDREARRRRLGGEIMCEVW
- the rplV gene encoding 50S ribosomal protein L22, whose translation is MKVRAEAKYIRQSPYKVRRVLDLVRGLPVEEARHVLAFTDRRAADTVRKVLDSAVANAEHNHSLDADELVVAEAYANEGPTLKRWRPRARGRATRILKRTSHITIVVTEESEA
- the rpsC gene encoding 30S ribosomal protein S3; this translates as MGQKTHPYAFRLGVVTDWKSHWYSDKDYVELVNEDWKIRDYVNIELPRGAISRIEIERTRDKVVIEVHTARPGVVIGRRGTEAERIRAGLEKLTGRRVKYNVIEVRDPDQDAQLLARSVADQLEGRVSFRRAMKRTVAAAMKAGVQGVRVECSGRLGGSDMGRREWYREGRVPLHTLRADIDYGTATARTTVGAVGVKVWTYKGDLVASLKATREKLAAEIAMASGKPGRVAPAKARAEEAVGGRKKRRVIEAGGGRRVVDGGGGKRKEGKRVVEAGGPKRVSSEEAESAYREDIEDAEGPVIVETVLPEESVALETKSFEGAGIEEATSDVAETVDVEEPVETAPAKVEAEKAPGPEEAVVEPVVAEEAQADEEGE
- the rplB gene encoding 50S ribosomal protein L2, which codes for MATKKQKPTSPGRRFQTVSDFAEITKSKPEKALVSKMTKTGGRNTHGRITSRHRGGGHKRRYRIIDFRRNKDGVPAKVAAIEYDPNRNARIALLHYVDGEKRYILAPVGVKVGEMLESGSGAEINPGNALPLRNIPAGTVVHAIEMRPGGGAKIARSAGASVQLMSKEGDRALLRLPSGEMRMVSLDCRATVGQVGNTEAELVKVGKAGRSRWKGVRPQSRGVAMNPVDHPLGGGEGRSSGGRHPVSPWGKPEGRTRKKNKASNRDIVRRRSRRGRR
- a CDS encoding type Z 30S ribosomal protein S14, which codes for MAKKSLIAKAKRKPKFKVREYHRCQRCGRPRAYIRDFGMCRICVRELASRGELPGVRKASW
- the rplN gene encoding 50S ribosomal protein L14 yields the protein MIQQESRLRVADNSGAKELLCIRVMGGSKRRYAGLGDTIVGTVKDAIPGGTVKRGEVVKAVVVRTAKGYRRKDGTYIRFDDNACVIIDNNSQPRGTRIFGPVARELRDKKYMRIISLAPEVL
- the rplP gene encoding 50S ribosomal protein L16; the encoded protein is MLMPKRTKYRKVHRGRRKGTAKGGTSVSFGDYGLKAVEVGWITARQIESARVAINRTIRRGGKVWITIFPDKPVTQKPAETRMGSGKGNPEFWVAVVKPGRIMFELSGVSEELAHEAMRRAGHKLPIKTKFVTREDT
- the rplW gene encoding 50S ribosomal protein L23; translated protein: MKDPRDVILTPVVSEKSYDLIEQHTFDVVRSANRTEIAKAIAEIFDVSVLRVNTLNRRGKQKRTGWVVGRRQDTKRALVKLSPGDTIDIFGV
- the rplD gene encoding 50S ribosomal protein L4; protein product: MFASDGSRKGDLALDAEVFGIEPNEPVMHQVVTAQLAGARSGTAATKTRAQVRGGGRKPWRQKGLGRARQGSIRAPHFVGGGVAFGPHPRSYKQRTPKKMKRLALRSALSARAREGAIKIAEPFDWTEPKTKQARAFLEAIGVEGKVLLVLGRSDRIPERSFRNLRGVAIVEPDQLTTYDVLWAESLVFTTDTIGSVGRHGAYDVTQSDFVEDEGGER
- the rpmC gene encoding 50S ribosomal protein L29 — its product is MKAIDLRELTALELEEKLAETKAELFNLRFQLATNQLDDASRIREVRKDVARILTVMREQEIQAWREQATAEEGV